The Paenibacillus sp. YPG26 genome includes a window with the following:
- a CDS encoding NAD-dependent epimerase/dehydratase family protein, which produces MKIAVTGGAGFIGRHTVEQLLEQGHQVIVIDYLEDGTKSYYDERVIFYPVDIGSGQLSQVFSTERPDAVIHLAGQISVQRSLHNPYLDAQHNILGTVNLLKQCVDYHVRKIVFSSSAAVYGNPLYLPIDESHELDPLSFYGLSKLATEKYIESFSRQYGLDYAILRYANVYGPGQTSNGEGAVVASFVGRMLEGERPAIYGDGEHSRDFIFVKDVAAANAAALQRGSRQVMNISSGKPLSIRELFGMLRNLSDLHIVPDYQAAREGDIVHSLLSNDKARMLLDWEPVHTILDGLQVTLNEYSLHKAAVR; this is translated from the coding sequence ATGAAGATCGCAGTAACCGGCGGAGCGGGGTTCATCGGGCGGCACACGGTTGAGCAATTGCTGGAGCAGGGACATCAGGTCATCGTGATCGATTATTTGGAGGACGGGACGAAGTCCTACTATGACGAGAGAGTAATCTTCTATCCGGTGGACATCGGCTCAGGGCAGCTCTCGCAAGTCTTCAGCACGGAGCGGCCGGATGCGGTCATTCACCTGGCAGGTCAGATCAGCGTTCAGCGCTCTCTTCACAATCCATATCTGGATGCGCAGCATAATATTCTGGGTACCGTGAATCTGCTGAAGCAGTGTGTGGACTATCATGTCCGCAAAATTGTCTTCTCCTCTTCAGCAGCAGTCTACGGCAATCCCCTCTATCTCCCTATTGATGAGAGTCATGAGCTTGATCCGCTCTCTTTCTATGGGCTCTCCAAGCTTGCCACGGAGAAATATATTGAGTCTTTCTCCCGTCAGTACGGACTCGATTACGCCATTCTAAGATACGCCAACGTATATGGCCCCGGACAGACCTCGAACGGAGAAGGGGCGGTAGTTGCTTCTTTTGTGGGCCGGATGCTGGAAGGTGAACGCCCGGCAATCTATGGAGACGGTGAGCATTCCAGAGACTTCATCTTTGTAAAAGATGTTGCTGCAGCCAATGCAGCCGCCCTGCAGCGTGGATCCAGACAAGTGATGAACATCAGTAGCGGGAAGCCGCTGAGCATTCGAGAACTGTTCGGGATGCTGCGGAATCTAAGCGACCTACATATAGTTCCCGATTATCAGGCGGCCAGAGAGGGAGACATTGTCCACAGCCTGCTTAGCAACGATAAGGCAAGAATGCTGCTGGATTGGGAACCTGTTCATACCATCCTGGACGGACTTCAGGTAACCCTGAATGAATACTCGCTTCATAAAGCCGCAGTCCGTTAG
- a CDS encoding Na-translocating system protein MpsC family protein → MNQLQSQQLCQQIASFTGKAFREHFGKGPESVVVSFSHKFTTIYLRSFLINSERVLLEQNQESIIRQIRDQIMQRVIPEITGYLKLVLGMEPEKLYYDWEFDSKSGMLIASFPEPIGLNEPQPKTYPGKLELEREIVTISGRVQKEPLEISSYEINPRTLLVLRQGVLGEMEKELIRLEHGEILRDVKRRLEKGYITRSSQISSSLGRTIAECFMDWDEKLDQSITVVVTNPPR, encoded by the coding sequence ATGAATCAATTACAATCTCAGCAGCTTTGTCAGCAAATCGCAAGCTTTACAGGAAAAGCATTCAGAGAGCACTTTGGCAAGGGACCTGAATCTGTTGTCGTCTCATTCAGCCATAAGTTCACCACAATCTATCTGAGAAGCTTCCTGATCAATTCCGAACGTGTACTGCTTGAACAGAATCAAGAATCTATTATCCGTCAAATAAGAGACCAGATCATGCAGCGGGTTATACCTGAGATTACAGGTTATCTTAAGCTTGTGCTCGGTATGGAGCCTGAGAAGCTGTATTATGATTGGGAGTTTGACAGCAAGAGCGGGATGCTGATCGCGAGCTTTCCTGAACCCATAGGCCTGAATGAACCGCAGCCCAAGACATACCCCGGCAAGCTGGAGCTCGAACGTGAAATCGTCACGATTAGCGGACGCGTGCAGAAGGAGCCGCTTGAGATTTCTTCCTACGAGATTAATCCACGGACACTGCTGGTTCTCCGTCAGGGTGTTCTCGGCGAGATGGAGAAGGAATTGATCCGGCTTGAGCACGGGGAGATTCTGAGGGATGTGAAAAGAAGGCTTGAGAAGGGTTACATAACACGCAGCAGCCAGATCAGCAGTTCCTTGGGCCGCACCATCGCAGAGTGCTTCATGGACTGGGATGAGAAGCTGGACCAGAGCATTACCGTAGTAGTTACAAATCCGCCTAGATAG
- a CDS encoding LCP family protein, translated as MNKRKVYMLIAGLLLCTALGGYAFYWSLQPSQHFRPSEIPVLAVPDPDAVAAPDTGGRIPGDVRSGPPAAAASPARSLMGEKPGLAQTNLNILILGIDARGSEDSRTDVMMLARVNVDENRVSLVSIPRDTRVKLPGVGYTKINHAHLLGELRGGNHEGTKASLQAVSNLCGCSIHYYVKTDFEGFEHFIDTLGGLEVTLPAPVKLTYAHLTLPAGEQKLGGDLTLKLVQERHSLAEGDQGRQQNQALVLKSILRTLLQPANLARLPVLIRQVREDMVDTNLTDSDLLSLSLLAKEMKTEDMKYYQIPGHSEKLYDPLVKKELYYWIPDVTLMREMYSMK; from the coding sequence ATGAACAAGCGTAAGGTGTATATGCTGATAGCCGGGCTCCTGCTCTGCACAGCTCTGGGCGGGTATGCTTTCTACTGGTCTCTCCAGCCTTCGCAGCATTTCCGTCCTTCGGAGATCCCAGTGCTGGCTGTTCCGGATCCGGATGCCGTCGCCGCACCGGATACGGGCGGCCGGATTCCGGGGGATGTCCGCTCCGGGCCTCCTGCAGCTGCAGCTTCCCCGGCCCGCTCCCTCATGGGTGAGAAGCCGGGCCTTGCGCAGACGAATCTTAATATACTGATCCTGGGTATTGATGCCAGAGGAAGTGAGGATTCCCGGACGGATGTGATGATGCTGGCGAGGGTCAACGTTGACGAGAACAGGGTTAGTCTGGTCTCTATTCCGCGGGATACCCGGGTCAAGCTGCCGGGAGTGGGGTATACGAAGATTAACCATGCCCATCTGCTCGGAGAGCTCCGTGGCGGCAATCATGAGGGGACGAAGGCCTCGCTCCAGGCTGTCAGCAATTTGTGCGGCTGTTCAATCCATTATTATGTGAAGACCGACTTTGAGGGATTTGAGCATTTCATAGATACCCTGGGGGGCCTTGAAGTCACGCTTCCTGCTCCCGTGAAGCTGACCTATGCGCATTTGACCCTGCCTGCGGGCGAACAGAAGCTGGGCGGGGATCTCACACTCAAGCTTGTGCAGGAACGCCATTCGCTTGCCGAAGGCGACCAGGGGCGTCAGCAGAACCAGGCGCTTGTGCTGAAGAGCATTCTGCGGACCCTGCTGCAGCCGGCGAATCTTGCAAGGCTTCCGGTTCTGATCAGGCAGGTGAGAGAGGATATGGTGGATACCAATCTGACTGACAGCGATCTCTTGAGCTTGTCCTTGCTGGCGAAGGAGATGAAGACAGAGGATATGAAGTATTATCAAATTCCGGGACACAGTGAGAAGCTCTACGACCCCCTGGTCAAAAAAGAGCTGTACTACTGGATACCCGATGTAACGCTAATGAGAGAAATGTACAGTATGAAATAA